The following is a genomic window from Oryzias latipes chromosome 12, ASM223467v1.
ATCCATTTGGTAAACTCATCTGTATTTCACCTCTTTTAATcgactttttgtgttttgtttttagatgagGAGTGTGTAAAACAGGGGATTGAATTTGTTCCGGAAAGGCTGAAACATAAAAAGCCCAAAGACACAGATGTAGATTTCAGTCGAGGGATGTCCTCGAAGCACTCGAGCAGCATGTGGGAACACTCATCCAGCGATGACGATGGGCACAGCGACTCTGAAGACAGCATGAGTGACCTCTACCCTTGTCAGTATATTTAATGCACTTTACTGCTGATCCATCTTTTGCTTAAACATCCAGTCTTACAGATTTGTTACTTAATATTATTCTTTATTTGTCCCACAGCTTCtatgtttacattaaaaaatgtcgCGGAAGAAAGTATGGAGGtcaaaggagaagaagaagatgagtTCCAAACAGATGAGGAGATGGAAGAGCAAGTTGTACAGAAACGCAAAAAGGCATctatcaataataaaaaaaacgttttttaaaaagtacatttgtcTTGGATGCCAGTCTTCCTCTCAGGATTTAatgctcttttgtttttctgtttttataggTACAGAGTGGCGGCTTTCAGAAGAAATTTAGAAATAATCAGTGGAAATCAGGACGCAAGAAACAACGAAAAGTTCACAATggaaagtaaaaatgtaaagacagcttttctttaaatctggTTTATTGTCAGATGGCAACATTGATCCATTAACACTTTTAGTTATTTCATCTAATTTACAACATTATTTGTTGTTGTATGTCAGTCTTTGCACAAAACTTGGAAAGCATGTAAGTTTATAGCTGAGTCACAACTTCTAATTTAAATCtttgttaaaacaaagaaaacaacaataaaatttcatttggatttggcaaaagttgtcttttttctgaatatttgtACCATAGTCCTAAAGATGGTCCACTTCCTTTTTTCCTGAGATTAATTGTGGTTAAGAATAACACAAAACCGATTTTTAACCTTAATAAATGATTCAAAACATTGGCATTCCCATGCCagggattaaatgaaatctcgggggggggggggaagaaacAAGTTTAATTGAATTCTTTCTAGTTTCTCGATCTTATTGTATTTGCCTTTTTACATTCTGGCTGatgaaaaatattaatttaaactaGAGCTACGTTGGTTGTAATAGCAGGTGTAATGGCAGCAGTGGTAAATTATTTGTgacttacattaaaaaaaatttttaaaaacatttttataaatacagtattgttttttgctaaaaaaaataaataaataaatgttggcATCTTGtatgtggcgttgggggggtatGGATATAGcccttaaatgtaaaataaatctgaaatataaaaatgaaaggaaatgtgttttctaCCTTTTTTGTAGGCTGTGatatgttaatttaaaaaagttttgattACATTTACACTCTGTGTGATGTAACAATTTGCCATTTTACATATATAACGTtcatgagtttgtttgttttttaagcttgAAATAGTCATCTCATCAAGATAGGTTTTCCATTTAATGAGAATAATTTTAGTTTTGGGATACTCGtcgaaatgtttctttttttataggcTAAAAAAGAGATTGCTTTTGAAAACTTATATTTTACTACTATGAATGAATTTTGAAGCTGGccattaaaatagatttttatgattttctccaaactttGTCATAACTTTTTGAGgcgtaacttttttttaattacgtaCGCTGGAATTGCAAGTTTGTTTAGCGCCTCTTCATTTCCAGTTGGTGGGTCTAAACCTGCCTGTTTACCT
Proteins encoded in this region:
- the surf2 gene encoding surfeit locus protein 2; the encoded protein is MEDLPADLRAFLVTQPFFELTDNKKIKCTLNGHELPCNLTELQNFTEGKKYKKLSSRAEFNYSQYEPHIIPSTKQPNQLFCKLTLRHLNREPRHVLIHINGKRFKKALAQYEECVKQGIEFVPERLKHKKPKDTDVDFSRGMSSKHSSSMWEHSSSDDDGHSDSEDSMSDLYPSSMFTLKNVAEESMEVKGEEEDEFQTDEEMEEQVVQKRKKVQSGGFQKKFRNNQWKSGRKKQRKVHNGK